In Paenibacillus sp. FSL M7-0420, a single genomic region encodes these proteins:
- the atpF gene encoding F0F1 ATP synthase subunit B, which translates to MDIIWTNIVFSIAAFVILYFLLSKFAFSKLFGIMEKRREMVLQQMDEAAKTREQAVAYVEEQKQALQQARQEAQAIIQQSQATSNNQVDKILEQAHVEASRLKDEAVRDIENEKNKAVEALRSELGTASVRIASKLLEKEVAADGEQEQLVDQYLKEVGGRS; encoded by the coding sequence GTGGATATCATTTGGACCAATATAGTGTTTTCTATTGCTGCTTTTGTAATTCTATACTTCCTGCTCAGCAAATTTGCCTTCAGCAAGCTGTTCGGAATTATGGAGAAGCGCCGCGAAATGGTGCTGCAGCAAATGGATGAAGCAGCCAAGACCAGAGAGCAGGCGGTCGCTTATGTAGAAGAGCAGAAGCAGGCCCTGCAGCAGGCACGCCAAGAGGCACAGGCTATCATTCAGCAGTCCCAGGCTACCAGCAACAACCAGGTTGACAAGATTCTTGAGCAGGCCCATGTGGAAGCGAGCCGTCTGAAAGACGAAGCGGTCCGTGACATTGAGAACGAGAAGAACAAAGCGGTAGAAGCGCTGCGCAGCGAGCTGGGCACAGCCTCGGTCCGCATTGCCTCGAAGCTGCTTGAGAAGGAAGTTGCAGCTGACGGCGAGCAGGAACAGCTTGTTGATCAATACCTCAAAGAGGTAGGAGGCCGATCATGA
- the atpE gene encoding F0F1 ATP synthase subunit C, whose amino-acid sequence MEFLAAAIAVGLGALGAGLGNGMIVSKTVESIARQPEARNALQTTMFIGVGIVEVIPLAATVIAFLIMFT is encoded by the coding sequence ATGGAATTTTTAGCAGCAGCAATCGCGGTTGGTTTGGGCGCACTCGGCGCAGGTCTGGGTAATGGTATGATCGTCAGCAAGACGGTGGAATCTATCGCCCGTCAGCCGGAAGCACGTAACGCACTGCAGACAACAATGTTTATCGGTGTAGGTATCGTGGAAGTTATTCCTTTGGCCGCTACAGTTATCGCGTTCCTGATCATGTTTACTTAA
- the atpB gene encoding F0F1 ATP synthase subunit A, whose protein sequence is MHEMPLIYVGGIPIDLSAVLMLVISSVIVFVLVMLSVRNLSVENPSKLQNFMEWVVEFVQGLISSAMDLKKGKPYISLGLTLILFIFVSNLLGLPFSFITEADKPVYIFGHVIEATKNLADGAHAEILWYKSPTADINVTAGLAIVVFVLMNYLGIKLNGKHYFKHYIEPFPIFLPLNIIENLAKPVALAIRLFANIFAGEVLITVILKLGLFSIPFLAIWQGFSIFVGALQAFIFTILTMVYIAQMTIHEEEAH, encoded by the coding sequence ATGCACGAAATGCCTTTAATCTATGTTGGCGGAATACCGATTGACCTGTCTGCTGTGCTGATGCTGGTAATCAGCTCGGTGATTGTGTTCGTACTGGTCATGCTGTCCGTCCGCAACCTGTCGGTTGAGAATCCATCCAAGCTCCAGAATTTTATGGAATGGGTGGTCGAATTTGTACAGGGACTGATCAGCAGCGCCATGGATTTGAAGAAGGGAAAGCCTTACATATCACTGGGATTGACGCTGATACTGTTTATCTTCGTCTCCAATCTCCTTGGTCTGCCGTTTTCCTTCATTACAGAAGCTGATAAGCCGGTCTATATTTTTGGACATGTTATTGAAGCAACCAAGAACCTGGCCGATGGCGCGCATGCTGAGATTCTGTGGTACAAATCGCCGACTGCAGACATTAACGTAACCGCAGGACTTGCGATCGTTGTGTTTGTACTCATGAACTACCTGGGCATCAAGCTGAACGGCAAGCATTATTTCAAACATTATATTGAGCCGTTTCCAATTTTCTTGCCGCTGAACATCATTGAGAATCTGGCGAAGCCGGTGGCGCTTGCCATCCGTCTATTCGCTAACATCTTTGCCGGTGAAGTTCTGATTACCGTCATTCTGAAGCTGGGACTGTTCAGTATTCCGTTCCTGGCCATCTGGCAGGGCTTCAGTATCTTTGTCGGGGCGCTTCAGGCCTTTATCTTTACGATTCTGACGATGGTCTACATCGCACAGATGACGATCCACGAGGAAGAAGCGCATTAA
- a CDS encoding ATP synthase subunit I → MDNMTPVINIVTRVTVIIMAGLVMGWALHHETRAVTLGMTLGLLAGLVNFRYLALKVRRVTAAVAKQGKSSFSLGFATRISFGILVTMFSVKYEHFSLEATIIGLFIPQLLAIPVGIYLGIKNKL, encoded by the coding sequence ATGGATAATATGACTCCCGTAATCAATATCGTCACCAGGGTGACAGTAATCATTATGGCAGGATTGGTAATGGGGTGGGCTCTCCATCATGAGACCCGTGCAGTTACTCTGGGAATGACACTCGGCTTGCTGGCAGGACTGGTTAATTTCCGTTATCTGGCCCTTAAGGTCAGAAGAGTGACAGCAGCGGTGGCGAAGCAAGGGAAAAGCTCCTTCAGCCTTGGTTTTGCTACAAGAATCAGTTTTGGAATTCTGGTGACCATGTTCTCAGTCAAATATGAGCATTTCTCGCTGGAGGCAACGATTATCGGCCTGTTCATCCCCCAGCTTCTGGCTATTCCCGTGGGGATATATCTAGGAATCAAGAATAAGCTGTAG
- a CDS encoding ATPase F0F1 — protein sequence MKEPKNEPGLGRTALVLGGAGSLLAAYIVIGFFVAKWLRNLMDGPAFWLAIGTITGLILGVVNVALLIKNFLGEQNG from the coding sequence ATGAAGGAACCAAAGAATGAGCCTGGACTGGGGCGTACGGCTCTAGTACTCGGGGGTGCGGGCAGCTTGCTCGCCGCTTACATTGTAATAGGCTTTTTTGTGGCAAAGTGGCTGCGCAATCTGATGGACGGACCTGCCTTTTGGCTGGCTATCGGAACAATTACCGGGTTGATTCTCGGAGTTGTGAATGTTGCTTTGCTAATCAAAAATTTTTTGGGGGAGCAAAATGGATAA
- the wecB gene encoding non-hydrolyzing UDP-N-acetylglucosamine 2-epimerase translates to MSKIKVMTIFGVRPEAIKMAPLVLELNRHPEQIESIVCVTAQHRELLDQVLEVFKITPDYDLDVMKDRQTLNEITIRVLEGLEPVLREVKPDLVLVHGDTLTTFLASYASFLQQIQVGHVEAGLRTWNKLSPYPEEMNRQLTGVLADLHFAPTHWSAGNLRHENKKESSIYITGNTVTDVFQYTVQPDYRHPVLDFASGKRLILMTAHRRESQGEPHRHIFRAVKRIADEFEDVAIVYPVHPSPAVKEPAHEILGGHPRIKLIDPLDVVDLHNFYPHTHLILTDSGGLQEEAPSFGVPVLVLRDTTERPEGIEAGTLELVGTDEEKVYQRTHALLTDQNLYESMSRAANPYGDGKASERIVNAILHHFGAVQERPEEFHTMFTNDKTGQDN, encoded by the coding sequence ATGTCCAAAATTAAAGTAATGACGATTTTCGGAGTGCGCCCCGAGGCAATCAAGATGGCGCCTCTGGTTCTGGAGCTGAACAGACATCCTGAGCAGATTGAATCGATTGTTTGTGTAACTGCGCAGCACCGGGAGCTGCTGGATCAGGTGCTTGAGGTGTTCAAGATTACCCCGGATTATGATCTGGACGTAATGAAGGACCGCCAGACGCTCAATGAGATCACGATCCGGGTGCTCGAAGGCCTGGAGCCGGTGCTCCGCGAAGTGAAGCCGGACCTCGTGCTTGTACATGGCGATACCCTGACCACCTTCCTGGCCAGCTATGCGTCTTTCCTGCAGCAGATTCAGGTTGGGCATGTGGAAGCAGGTCTTCGGACATGGAACAAGCTTTCGCCTTATCCGGAAGAAATGAACCGTCAGCTGACAGGCGTGCTTGCTGATCTGCATTTTGCTCCGACTCATTGGTCAGCGGGCAACCTGAGACACGAGAACAAAAAAGAATCAAGTATTTATATCACAGGCAATACCGTAACTGATGTGTTTCAATATACCGTACAGCCGGACTACCGGCATCCGGTCCTTGATTTTGCTTCAGGAAAAAGACTTATTTTGATGACGGCGCACCGCAGAGAATCCCAAGGCGAACCGCACCGTCATATTTTCCGTGCAGTCAAAAGAATCGCTGATGAATTTGAAGATGTAGCCATTGTGTATCCCGTGCACCCGAGTCCGGCAGTCAAGGAACCGGCGCATGAGATCCTCGGCGGACACCCTAGAATCAAGCTGATTGATCCGCTGGATGTCGTTGACCTGCATAACTTTTATCCGCATACCCACCTGATATTGACCGATTCCGGCGGCCTGCAGGAGGAAGCTCCCTCCTTTGGAGTTCCTGTGCTTGTGCTGCGTGATACAACCGAGCGCCCGGAAGGGATCGAGGCCGGAACACTGGAGCTTGTGGGAACGGACGAGGAGAAGGTGTATCAACGGACACATGCTCTTTTAACTGATCAGAACCTGTATGAGTCGATGAGCCGGGCCGCCAACCCGTATGGAGACGGCAAAGCCTCCGAGAGGATTGTCAATGCGATTTTGCACCATTTCGGAGCTGTTCAAGAACGTCCGGAAGAATTTCACACAATGTTCACAAATGATAAAACAGGGCAAGACAACTAA
- the upp gene encoding uracil phosphoribosyltransferase translates to MGKLVICDHPLIQHKLTFIRDVRTNTKDFREHVDEVATLMAYEITRDIPLETITVQTPVQETQSKVISGRMLGLIPILRAGLGMLEGVLKLLPAAKVGHVGLFRDPDTLQPVEYYIKLPTDVQERELIVIDPMLATGGSAIAAITSLKNRGCTQIKMMNLIAAPEGVAAVQAAHPDVDIYVAALDDHLNDHGYIVPGLGDAGDRLYGTK, encoded by the coding sequence ATGGGAAAATTGGTGATTTGCGATCATCCATTGATTCAGCACAAATTGACATTCATTCGCGATGTGCGGACCAACACAAAAGACTTCAGGGAGCATGTCGATGAAGTAGCAACACTTATGGCTTATGAGATTACACGTGATATCCCGCTGGAGACCATTACGGTGCAGACGCCAGTGCAGGAAACGCAGAGTAAGGTGATTTCGGGAAGAATGCTCGGACTGATTCCGATTCTGCGCGCCGGTCTTGGCATGCTGGAAGGTGTTCTTAAGCTGCTTCCTGCGGCGAAGGTAGGTCATGTAGGCCTGTTCCGTGATCCGGACACCCTGCAGCCGGTGGAGTACTACATTAAGCTTCCTACGGATGTCCAGGAACGTGAGCTGATCGTAATCGATCCTATGTTGGCTACAGGCGGCTCTGCCATTGCGGCGATTACCTCGCTCAAGAACCGCGGCTGCACCCAGATCAAGATGATGAACCTGATTGCTGCCCCGGAAGGTGTTGCGGCTGTACAAGCTGCTCATCCGGATGTGGATATCTATGTTGCGGCGCTTGACGATCATTTGAATGATCACGGATATATCGTTCCGGGACTCGGAGATGCCGGGGACAGACTGTACGGAACCAAGTAA
- the glyA gene encoding serine hydroxymethyltransferase: MEQLRKSDPAVLEAMGLELSRQRANIELIASENIVSEAVMEAMGSVLTNKYAEGYPGKRYYGGCEDVDIVENLARDRAKELFGAEHANVQPHSGAQANMAVYLAALKPGDTVLGMNLAHGGHLTHGSPVNASGILYNFVAYGVQEDSFLIDYDEVRKAAFKHRPKMIVAGASAYPRTIDFAALGSIANDVGALFMVDMAHIAGLVAAGLHPNPVPHAHFVTTTTHKTLRGPRGGMILCRQPWAAAIDKAVFPGSQGGPLMHVIASKAVSFGEALQPSFKTYAENVIKNAKVLAETLVGEGINIVSGGTDNHLILLDTRNLNITGKDAEKVLDSIGITVNKNAIPFDPTSPFVTSGIRIGTPAVTSRGMDEQAMVTIGRIIATVLKNPQDEANLTQAAREVAKLTEQYPIYPGLQY; the protein is encoded by the coding sequence ATGGAACAATTGCGTAAAAGTGACCCGGCAGTACTGGAAGCGATGGGCCTCGAACTGAGCCGTCAGCGTGCGAACATTGAACTTATTGCCTCAGAGAATATTGTAAGTGAAGCCGTCATGGAGGCTATGGGCTCCGTGCTTACGAACAAATACGCCGAAGGTTATCCCGGCAAGCGTTACTACGGCGGCTGTGAAGATGTGGATATCGTAGAGAACCTGGCCCGTGACCGTGCCAAGGAGCTGTTCGGTGCCGAGCATGCCAACGTGCAGCCTCATTCCGGCGCACAGGCTAATATGGCTGTATATCTGGCTGCGCTCAAGCCCGGCGATACCGTTCTCGGTATGAATCTGGCGCATGGCGGCCATTTGACCCACGGCAGCCCGGTGAATGCTTCCGGAATTCTGTATAACTTCGTGGCCTATGGCGTACAGGAGGATTCCTTCCTGATCGATTATGATGAAGTGCGCAAAGCCGCCTTCAAGCACCGTCCCAAAATGATCGTTGCCGGTGCGAGCGCGTATCCGCGTACGATTGATTTTGCTGCACTCGGTTCGATTGCAAATGATGTGGGCGCTCTGTTCATGGTCGATATGGCTCATATTGCCGGTCTGGTAGCTGCCGGTCTTCACCCGAATCCGGTTCCTCATGCCCACTTCGTCACTACAACTACGCACAAAACCCTGCGCGGTCCGCGCGGCGGGATGATTCTGTGCAGACAGCCATGGGCTGCCGCGATTGATAAAGCGGTCTTCCCTGGTTCCCAGGGCGGACCTTTGATGCATGTGATTGCGTCCAAAGCCGTATCGTTCGGCGAAGCGCTGCAGCCTTCATTCAAGACTTATGCCGAGAACGTAATTAAGAATGCCAAGGTGCTGGCGGAGACCCTTGTCGGCGAAGGGATTAATATTGTATCCGGCGGAACCGATAACCATCTGATCCTGCTCGATACCCGCAACCTGAACATTACCGGCAAGGATGCTGAGAAGGTGCTCGACTCCATCGGAATTACAGTCAACAAGAACGCAATTCCGTTTGACCCGACCAGCCCGTTCGTCACCAGCGGTATCCGCATCGGTACACCGGCAGTTACGTCACGCGGAATGGATGAGCAGGCTATGGTTACGATCGGCCGGATTATTGCTACTGTCCTGAAGAACCCGCAGGATGAAGCTAACTTGACCCAGGCAGCCCGTGAGGTAGCTAAGCTGACTGAACAATATCCGATTTACCCTGGATTGCAGTATTAA
- a CDS encoding TIGR01440 family protein: MAAAEQQLTGGGELSLAAATAAVTRELAVAGKLGPGKILVVGASTSEVAGKRIGTGGALEVARQLLEGITQIADEFGFHPVYQCCEHLNRSLVMERALLEALGLREVSAVPIPGAGGSMAAAAYQSMTDPVLAETIEAHAGIDIGETLIGMHLRRIAVPYRPSLRVIGAARVNAAWSRPPLIGGERAVYRTPETSGSVNCD; encoded by the coding sequence ATGGCGGCTGCAGAGCAGCAGCTAACGGGCGGCGGGGAGCTTTCTTTGGCCGCAGCCACTGCTGCGGTAACGCGTGAACTTGCAGTAGCGGGCAAGCTCGGTCCGGGGAAGATCCTGGTCGTCGGAGCCAGCACCAGCGAAGTGGCGGGCAAGCGGATTGGGACAGGCGGTGCGCTGGAGGTTGCGCGGCAGCTGCTGGAGGGGATTACGCAGATTGCGGATGAATTTGGTTTTCACCCGGTCTATCAATGCTGCGAGCATTTGAACCGTTCGCTCGTGATGGAACGCGCTCTGCTGGAAGCCCTTGGTCTCAGAGAGGTGTCGGCTGTACCCATTCCGGGGGCCGGAGGCTCTATGGCTGCAGCGGCCTACCAGTCCATGACAGATCCGGTACTGGCAGAGACGATTGAAGCTCATGCCGGTATAGATATCGGGGAGACCCTGATTGGCATGCATCTGCGCCGGATTGCCGTACCTTACCGGCCTAGCCTGCGGGTTATCGGGGCTGCCCGGGTAAATGCCGCATGGAGCAGACCGCCGCTGATCGGCGGGGAACGGGCCGTGTACCGCACGCCTGAGACTAGCGGTTCCGTGAATTGTGACTGA
- a CDS encoding low molecular weight protein arginine phosphatase — MLHILFVCTGNTCRSPMAEGLLRKLAKERGIHVEVRSAGVSAVPGTSISRHAAGILQDEGIQDRIVSSQLDGEAVAWADLILTLTGAHKRRLLQYFPEAVPKTHTLKEYVQTQESVNADIRELDSLYADAELNLALGTEPDAAAMQRMIEIRQRIPSFDISDPFGGSREDYELAAAEIRTALYGLLDKLESLRRL; from the coding sequence TTGCTGCATATTTTATTTGTCTGCACAGGTAATACCTGCCGTAGTCCCATGGCCGAAGGGCTTCTGCGGAAGCTTGCGAAGGAGCGGGGCATTCATGTGGAGGTGCGGTCTGCCGGAGTTTCTGCTGTCCCGGGTACTTCCATATCCAGACATGCTGCCGGCATTCTCCAGGATGAAGGGATTCAGGACCGCATCGTATCCTCTCAGCTGGACGGGGAGGCAGTGGCTTGGGCCGATCTGATCCTCACCCTGACAGGAGCGCATAAGCGGCGCTTGCTGCAATATTTTCCTGAAGCGGTACCCAAGACCCATACCCTTAAGGAGTATGTCCAGACGCAGGAATCCGTGAACGCCGATATCCGGGAGCTGGACAGCTTGTATGCAGATGCAGAGCTGAATCTGGCCCTGGGCACCGAGCCGGATGCTGCGGCTATGCAGCGGATGATTGAGATCCGCCAGCGTATCCCCAGCTTCGATATCAGTGATCCGTTCGGCGGCTCGCGTGAAGATTACGAGCTGGCGGCTGCCGAGATCCGTACGGCGCTGTATGGTCTGCTCGATAAGCTTGAATCGCTGAGACGGCTTTGA
- a CDS encoding manganese efflux pump MntP: MGWDGMVGGWGGIHGGWGQIVTVAIMAVALGMDAFSLGVGIGMRGIRLLHVLQLSLLIAFFHVLMPLLGLFTGSYVGHLLGQVTTYAAGGLLVLLGGHMVFNSFRQEDGGSSRQMDHRTVWGMLLISLSVSVDSFSVGVSLGMFVNSIILTVLAFGACGGVMSITGLLLGRRVSRGLGEYGEALGGAILLAFGLMFIF, encoded by the coding sequence ATGGGCTGGGACGGAATGGTTGGGGGCTGGGGCGGAATACATGGGGGCTGGGGCCAGATAGTAACAGTGGCCATTATGGCAGTTGCGCTGGGGATGGATGCGTTCTCGCTTGGCGTGGGCATCGGGATGAGGGGCATCCGTCTGCTGCATGTGCTGCAGCTTAGCCTGCTGATTGCTTTTTTTCATGTGCTGATGCCGCTGCTGGGCTTGTTCACGGGCAGCTATGTCGGCCATTTGCTGGGACAGGTTACCACCTATGCTGCCGGAGGCCTGCTTGTTCTGCTGGGCGGACATATGGTGTTCAATTCCTTCCGCCAGGAAGACGGCGGCAGCAGCCGGCAGATGGATCACCGGACAGTGTGGGGCATGCTGCTGATCTCGCTCAGTGTAAGTGTGGATTCTTTCTCGGTCGGGGTTTCGCTGGGGATGTTTGTGAATAGTATTATTCTAACCGTGCTGGCCTTCGGTGCCTGCGGCGGTGTCATGTCCATTACAGGGCTGCTGCTGGGCAGGCGGGTGAGCCGCGGCCTCGGAGAGTACGGGGAAGCGCTGGGCGGAGCCATTCTCCTGGCGTTTGGCTTGATGTTCATCTTTTGA
- a CDS encoding L-threonylcarbamoyladenylate synthase — MTEDKHSPFAAQRRSGHIESTLYWSLVSGKEGRDGGSGSSAGWQPGGSDLDMISEAAALLRSGETVAFPTETVYGLGADARNTAAVEAVFAAKGRPSDNPLIVHIARREDLGRLVTEVHPVAEALIDAFWPGPLTLVLPVRPGVLSPLVTAGLDTVGVRMPDHPVALALLRAADCPVAAPSANRSGRPSPTLAAHVLEDLAGYIGGVLDGGAAGVGLESTVVQVQPDGTVAVLRPGGITAEQLAAVTGTEAAAAEPAAGADTPAGASGGGSVPVPPAAVPGGEAGAAAQAAAGSSPAPRAPGMKYTHYAPRGALGIVRGSSAQRVAETAAGLLQAAQRAGEITGLLLFEEHRALYPADPAACTVSLGSLSSPEEAARFLYAALRRFDEAGATYILAEACPVTGLGAAIMNRLMKAAGDSVIDAE, encoded by the coding sequence ATGACAGAGGATAAGCATTCACCGTTTGCGGCCCAGCGCCGCAGCGGTCATATAGAATCTACCCTGTACTGGAGCCTCGTTTCCGGCAAGGAGGGAAGGGATGGCGGATCGGGTAGCTCTGCCGGTTGGCAGCCGGGCGGGAGTGATCTGGACATGATCTCGGAAGCGGCAGCGCTGCTGCGGAGCGGGGAGACGGTGGCCTTTCCGACGGAGACGGTGTACGGACTGGGCGCAGATGCGCGGAATACTGCAGCGGTAGAAGCGGTATTCGCAGCCAAAGGCCGTCCTTCGGATAACCCGCTGATCGTGCATATTGCCCGGCGGGAGGATCTCGGTCGCCTGGTGACGGAGGTGCATCCGGTGGCCGAGGCGCTGATCGATGCGTTCTGGCCCGGCCCGCTGACGCTGGTGCTGCCGGTGCGTCCCGGCGTTCTCTCGCCGCTGGTGACGGCGGGCCTGGACACGGTTGGCGTGCGCATGCCGGATCATCCGGTGGCGCTTGCGCTGCTGCGGGCGGCGGATTGTCCGGTTGCCGCGCCCAGCGCCAACCGCTCCGGGCGGCCGAGTCCGACGCTGGCCGCCCATGTGCTGGAAGACCTCGCCGGATATATCGGCGGGGTGCTGGACGGCGGCGCGGCCGGGGTCGGCCTGGAGTCGACCGTGGTGCAGGTGCAGCCGGACGGGACGGTAGCCGTGCTCCGTCCCGGGGGCATCACCGCCGAGCAGCTCGCAGCGGTGACCGGCACTGAAGCGGCCGCAGCGGAGCCGGCCGCCGGGGCGGACACGCCTGCCGGTGCATCCGGCGGCGGGTCCGTGCCTGTGCCGCCGGCAGCCGTGCCCGGCGGCGAAGCCGGCGCTGCTGCGCAGGCGGCCGCCGGCAGCAGCCCGGCGCCGCGCGCGCCGGGCATGAAGTACACGCACTATGCCCCGCGCGGCGCGCTTGGCATCGTACGCGGCTCCTCCGCGCAGCGCGTGGCGGAGACCGCCGCAGGGCTGCTGCAGGCGGCGCAGCGGGCGGGCGAGATCACGGGCCTGCTCCTCTTCGAGGAGCATAGGGCCCTGTATCCCGCCGACCCGGCCGCCTGCACGGTGTCTCTCGGCTCGCTGTCCTCGCCGGAGGAGGCCGCCCGCTTCCTGTATGCCGCCTTGCGGCGCTTCGATGAAGCGGGGGCCACGTACATTCTGGCCGAGGCCTGCCCGGTCACGGGCCTCGGCGCAGCCATCATGAACCGGCTGATGAAAGCCGCCGGTGATTCGGTGATCGACGCAGAATAA
- the spoIIR gene encoding stage II sporulation protein R — translation MRITFKYTAILICFFMILMMAWEGQKSDAAVAEVSIPQESIRLRILANSDGTGDQLVKRQIRDRIVKQINQWVAGLEDPQSLEQARALIRNHLPELNELVGRELAQRGIEYGYQVELGTVPFPTKMYGGRVYPAGEYEAVRVTLGAGKGQNWWCVLFPPLCFIDAGTGDAAAAEPAAAKAGAKDAAKVSAKASGDGAKVKAAAGTAQGAVSGLSDSANKEGNAGDAAETPKVKFFVWELLKNIWSWICGLFA, via the coding sequence CTGCGGATTACCTTTAAGTATACTGCCATTTTAATTTGTTTTTTTATGATTCTGATGATGGCCTGGGAAGGGCAAAAAAGCGATGCCGCCGTAGCGGAGGTATCGATCCCGCAGGAGTCAATCCGTCTGCGTATTCTGGCGAATTCGGACGGCACCGGGGATCAGCTGGTCAAGCGCCAGATTCGTGACCGGATCGTGAAGCAGATCAACCAGTGGGTGGCCGGGCTGGAAGATCCGCAGAGCCTGGAGCAGGCCCGTGCCCTGATCCGTAATCATCTGCCGGAGCTGAATGAGCTGGTGGGCAGAGAGCTGGCGCAGCGCGGGATTGAATACGGCTATCAGGTGGAGCTGGGCACGGTTCCTTTTCCGACCAAAATGTATGGCGGCCGGGTCTATCCTGCCGGAGAATACGAGGCCGTCCGGGTCACACTTGGAGCAGGCAAAGGGCAGAACTGGTGGTGTGTGCTGTTTCCGCCGCTCTGCTTCATCGATGCGGGAACAGGGGATGCTGCGGCTGCAGAACCGGCTGCTGCGAAGGCGGGGGCCAAGGATGCGGCTAAGGTCTCAGCCAAGGCTTCGGGAGACGGTGCGAAGGTGAAGGCTGCGGCTGGAACAGCGCAAGGGGCAGTATCCGGTCTCTCGGATTCTGCTAACAAGGAAGGAAACGCGGGTGATGCTGCAGAGACACCGAAGGTGAAGTTCTTCGTGTGGGAGCTGCTGAAGAATATCTGGAGCTGGATCTGCGGGTTGTTCGCCTGA
- a CDS encoding FtsW/RodA/SpoVE family cell cycle protein translates to MLQRIKRIDGSIVLILIVLMGICIFSIYSVTHGRDGLDGMHITMLKYYALGFIAFILITLFDYRLLVRYGLYIYIAGIGILLSVSFFGKVKNGAQGWIGIGDLSIQPAELFKLILIIFLTTVLVRKNKTRLQFWRDVVPLGLIAFMPCALVIVQNDLGNALSYIVILLGLLWIGRIKFSHALIGLIIAGGAILGFILCYINYHEQTVDFIEKTLGRDHFVSRFDPWLVPELASSTASYQTKNAQTAIGSGGLKGEGYLQGSSVQSNRVPYLYSESIFVQIGEEFGFLGAAALLMLFFILIHRLILIALECRDRGGPLLIVGIVAMLLYQILENIGAMTGLMPLTGITLPFISYGGTSLLINMACMGIAMSVRLYGQDVEDDLPLPQPDTKGKSLLSKN, encoded by the coding sequence ATGTTGCAGAGAATCAAAAGAATAGACGGCAGCATTGTGCTGATTTTGATTGTGCTGATGGGGATCTGTATCTTCTCCATTTATAGCGTGACTCATGGAAGAGACGGCCTGGATGGTATGCATATCACCATGCTGAAATATTATGCGCTGGGGTTTATCGCGTTTATCCTGATCACCCTGTTCGATTACCGCCTGCTGGTGCGGTATGGACTCTATATTTACATCGCCGGGATCGGGATTCTGCTGTCGGTCAGCTTTTTCGGCAAGGTGAAGAACGGTGCCCAGGGCTGGATTGGTATTGGAGATTTAAGTATTCAGCCGGCGGAGCTGTTCAAGCTGATTCTGATTATTTTTCTGACCACCGTGCTTGTCCGCAAAAATAAAACCCGGCTCCAGTTCTGGCGCGATGTCGTGCCGCTGGGTCTGATTGCATTCATGCCCTGCGCGCTGGTCATCGTCCAGAATGATCTGGGCAATGCGCTCAGTTATATCGTAATCCTGCTTGGCCTGCTATGGATCGGGCGTATCAAATTCTCGCATGCGCTGATCGGGCTGATCATCGCGGGCGGGGCGATTCTGGGCTTCATCTTGTGTTATATCAACTATCACGAGCAGACGGTTGATTTTATTGAGAAAACGCTGGGCCGTGATCACTTCGTCAGCCGGTTTGACCCTTGGCTGGTGCCTGAGCTGGCCAGCAGCACTGCTAGCTATCAGACGAAAAATGCCCAGACGGCGATTGGCTCCGGAGGCTTGAAGGGAGAAGGCTATTTGCAGGGCAGCTCCGTACAGAGCAACCGTGTGCCGTATCTGTATTCGGAATCGATTTTTGTGCAGATTGGGGAAGAATTCGGCTTCCTGGGTGCAGCGGCGCTGCTGATGCTCTTTTTTATCCTGATCCACAGATTAATCCTGATTGCCTTGGAATGCAGGGACCGCGGCGGGCCGCTGCTGATAGTCGGGATCGTGGCAATGCTGCTGTATCAGATTCTGGAGAATATCGGAGCGATGACCGGACTGATGCCGCTGACCGGCATTACTCTGCCGTTCATCAGCTACGGCGGAACCTCGCTGCTGATTAATATGGCCTGTATGGGGATTGCGATGAGTGTAAGGCTCTACGGGCAGGATGTGGAGGACGATCTCCCGCTGCCGCAGCCGGACACGAAGGGCAAATCCCTTTTGTCCAAAAACTAG